A genome region from Gemmatimonadota bacterium includes the following:
- a CDS encoding amidohydrolase codes for MPDTPWAEAVALRGDRVLAVGSEGDIEPYLDGATVRSLDGAFVAPGFIDNHTHFERAGQLLLGINLLDVADAAGLIARVRAARERLPSGSWLVDGDWGAYEAWAAGSSGAEAGESAAAPVFVPDRSLIDSITATTPALLSRWDRGVYLANGRALELADLACGADGVECVDGSPTGRLSPDAAARVRSVIPERPLEQRLAESRLALRRLASHGVTTIHDITGPNQLDIFQRLKEGGELTARVYARPTLDKWDELAAVGIRHGHGDDWVRIGGLKGFVDGIMGNSSARFYEPYVTTGVRGDWRTMMSPPGNMRSLIAGADTSGLWPQIHAIGDEAIDTLLDMYGGVRAASPRPEPRRVAVPGTNASIPADDRWRVIHTQVIRDADVARRMAEMGVIAEVQPYHAIDDMRWMEERIGERGRWAYAFRTLRDAGVLLSFGSDWPGTNASWYPASPIQGIYAAVTRKTLDGAPEGGWFPQERVDVETALRAYTVNNAWAAGQENEKGALEPGKLADVVVLDRSPFEVEPDELKDLRVLLTIVGGRVVYETGEDTT; via the coding sequence ATGCCGGACACTCCCTGGGCGGAGGCCGTTGCGCTACGCGGCGACCGCGTCCTGGCGGTGGGCAGCGAGGGGGACATTGAGCCCTACCTGGACGGGGCCACGGTGCGTTCGCTTGACGGGGCCTTCGTCGCCCCGGGCTTCATCGACAACCACACGCACTTCGAGCGCGCGGGACAACTCCTGCTCGGCATCAATCTCCTGGACGTGGCGGACGCGGCGGGACTGATCGCGCGCGTGCGCGCTGCGCGCGAGCGGCTGCCGTCGGGAAGCTGGCTAGTGGACGGCGACTGGGGCGCCTACGAGGCTTGGGCCGCGGGCAGCTCGGGAGCGGAAGCGGGCGAGTCGGCCGCTGCTCCCGTCTTCGTTCCGGACCGGTCCCTGATCGATTCCATCACCGCGACAACTCCCGCGCTTCTCTCGCGCTGGGACCGCGGCGTGTACCTGGCCAACGGCCGCGCTCTGGAGCTCGCCGACCTCGCCTGCGGCGCCGACGGGGTCGAGTGCGTAGACGGCTCCCCCACCGGCCGGCTGAGCCCGGACGCAGCCGCGCGCGTGCGCTCCGTGATCCCCGAGCGGCCCCTTGAGCAGCGGCTGGCGGAGAGCCGGCTCGCGCTGCGGCGCCTGGCGAGTCACGGTGTGACGACGATCCACGACATCACGGGGCCCAACCAGCTCGACATCTTTCAGCGGCTCAAGGAAGGCGGCGAGTTGACCGCACGAGTGTACGCGCGGCCCACGCTGGACAAGTGGGATGAGCTGGCCGCCGTCGGAATCAGGCACGGACACGGCGACGACTGGGTCCGCATCGGCGGCCTCAAGGGCTTCGTGGACGGCATCATGGGCAACTCGTCCGCGCGCTTCTACGAGCCGTACGTCACCACCGGGGTGCGAGGCGATTGGCGCACGATGATGTCACCGCCCGGCAACATGCGGTCGCTCATCGCCGGCGCGGACACGTCCGGGCTGTGGCCGCAGATCCACGCCATTGGCGACGAGGCGATCGACACGCTGCTCGACATGTACGGAGGTGTGCGCGCCGCCTCTCCCAGGCCCGAGCCGCGGCGCGTGGCGGTGCCCGGGACCAACGCCTCCATCCCGGCCGACGACCGCTGGCGGGTGATCCACACGCAAGTGATCCGCGACGCGGATGTGGCCCGACGCATGGCCGAGATGGGCGTGATCGCCGAGGTGCAGCCCTACCACGCGATCGACGACATGCGCTGGATGGAGGAACGCATCGGCGAGCGCGGGCGCTGGGCGTACGCCTTCCGCACCCTGCGCGACGCGGGCGTGCTGCTGTCCTTCGGCAGCGACTGGCCGGGAACGAACGCGTCCTGGTATCCCGCGAGCCCGATCCAGGGGATATACGCGGCGGTCACGCGCAAGACGCTGGACGGCGCGCCTGAAGGCGGCTGGTTCCCCCAGGAGCGCGTGGACGTGGAGACCGCGCTGCGCGCATACACCGTCAACAACGCGTGGGCCGCGGGGCAGGAAAACGAGAAGGGCGCGCTCGAGCCGGGCAAGCTGGCTGACGTAGTTGTGCTGGATCGCTCACCCTTCGAGGTCGAGCCCGACGAGCTGAAGGACCTGAGGGTGCTGCTCACGATCGTGGGCGGGCGGGTCGTCTACGAGACGGGCGAGGACACGACGTGA